The DNA region aaaaagtcttTCTAGGATCTACTTGCTTGAACAAGTTTTAAGCAACCCGCCCACTGGTTGGGGTCAGTACGCCTCAAAAATTTTCTCACATACATATCTTAGTAATCCAAGCAGCAAATTGCTAGTTACCCATATCCCGATCTGGAAAGGATAGTCAATCCCACCAATGATTGGCATCTCACTTGGCGGTTGCCAAGCTGCATTTCTGCCAAAGATGGCAAGGTTGGCTGCATTGAACTTCGCAGTTGtgcctttcaaaaaaaaaaaaaaaaaaaaaaaacttcccaGTTGTGAAAACAATGTTGATGGTCACAAATGGACCTAATTCTTGCTGGCCAGCTGACCCATAAAGCCCTTGAGCCCAAGCCACGAGCCTTGAAGTGGGTTCAGGGCCTTCTGTTAGGTgttcatcaaaaaataaaaaacagctCCATAGCAGCCTAGAAGGTGTGTCATGGACATGCATCAGCCTTTGGGCTCTTCAAGGATCCTGTGCACCAATTGCATATGGCCCATGCCTAGTGAGAAAAGCAGAACAAGAGCTAGCTTTTCCCTTCCGGCCTTCCCCCTTTTCAATGAGGAAAATTAAAGGAGAACAAATGTGGGTGTGGCATTGAATCAATTTCATGGCGCCCTCTCTCCCaatttttttctacaatttcCCTGCTCTCTCATCCTCTGTGGGCAGGGGAATTGCAATTTTGCAAACAAGACACACAATGTGGTATGCTTGCATTTAGATTGGTCCCTGCCATGAAATTAACCTCATTGTAATTTCCTGTGCTAATTAAGGTTAATTTAGAGAGAACCAAAAGCAACAGAGGAGATGTGTCATTGTACGTCTAACCAATATTGAAGGAGTGCAATAACTTGATCGCCAAAGGCTGATGCAAATGCAACCTAtgattattcaatttttaacaAGGTGGGTTTTTAAGGTGGTTAATTTATTGAGTTTCATTTTAATTGGCTTGTTCTGTTTTTTTCCACTTGTTCAACGCAAGCCATTGAAACAGAGAAGGTCATATGAAACCAAAgaccatgcatgcatgcaagttattaatttcatatgatatatattttcttaattggaTGAACAAGTTATTAATTTCACTGAAGCAGAGAAATACAAATGAATAGAATTTCTACAAGAAAACAGTAATCTGAATAAAGAAAACTTCAACTTCATTTATAATAAGAAATTACAAGGAATGATTTGATCATTATTCTAAAAGATCAAAAAATATTCAAGGTGGTACAACAGTAAAGAACACACTGATAAGTCAATCTAGATCGCAGTTATGCAAGGATTCTTCTGGAAGAAAACCCATGAGGAAGAGGAGGCAGGTTCTTTGATGGTACAGAAAAACCAAGGCCAGCTCTTGTAGATGGCGGCGGACCTTGATCAGTCTCAAGGATAAACGGATGACGCAGTAGCATCTCTGCGGTCCACCTGTCACTTGAGTCCCTTGTAAAACACTTCCGCAAGAAATCCTTCCCAATCTCGGACATGGTTTCAGGTATTTTGGGCGCCTCCGTAATAAGTTGAGCCGTCAAACCACCCACGCCGCCTGTCCAATCCCACACTCGCTTTCCGGTAATCATCTCAACCACGACGCAACCGAGAGACCATATATCCAAACTACCTTTGATTTCACCGACTAGAAAACATTCTGGGGGCATGTAAAGCGGTGTTCCACGGAACTCGTACCTTTTTGTCACGAGCTCGTTTAAATCTCCGGGAATCTTGGACAGCCCAAAGTCGGTGATCTTGACGCTGCTTCCACGGCCGTCTGGAGAAGGGAAAACAAGAATGTTCTCTGGCTTGAGATCGCAATGAACGTAACCCTTTTCGTGGATGCAACGAAGGCCTTTGAGTATCATTCGAGTAAATTTTATAACGTCACGTTCATCCAACTTTCCTCCACTCCTTCGGATTAAATCATGAAGAGTGCCTCCCGGTGCATACtctagaaataaattgtagAACCATAAGCCGCCTTCAAGGGTGACATCAAACCCCAACCCACGAACAACTTGAGGACAATTGACGAATTCTTGGAGAATCTGCGCCTCCTTCATCAGCGAAGAAGAGCGCTCAATAGGCGCAGACTTCACTGCCATTAACCAAGAAGAACCATACCTGTTTCTGGACTTTGCTAGGTGGACCGTACCATACGATCCTCTCCCAAGAAATTTAATCTTGAACCATTGGATCGCATCCATTGATCAAGAAATTTGGGAGCAAAGAAGAAATTTGATGTGAGCTGTGGACAAATTTGATGTGAGCAGAGTCGCTTGTATATATAGCTACCTTAAGTCGGTTTAACATAAACCACCGACTAGATTAGCATACggctctagttttttttttttttgttttcttgaaaatcaATTTCGGATAAATCCACTTAAtcctatttttttgaaaaatatttttaatattattctgATTGgatattattttgagaagttgggttatgttttttttttcctaattgaataaggaaagggttATCTTTATCTAGTTGTGgaatttaaatttatcttatttacAATTAGTTCCATgtggtattaaaaaaaacaaaaaaaaaaattagtccattgatttaactaattttGTTAGTATGATAATGACTTAATTAAATAAGacacgtgtcacaattttattgactcTGGCATGTAATTCGACTATTGAgactaaattaatttttaacataTATACCTCCTTAGGTTCACTTGTGATATCATAGAgagctaattgcaaatcaagtaaaccaaaatgataaattttgcattttttccttatattctttttttccgTGTGCGTGATAAACGCcttaaaatgttttcgacataaaatattttttagggaaaatggcttccctgaaaatatttttcgacgaaaaccattttacgtcgaagtaaacggagccttagttattcaattattaatagaaaattagtaggaaactctgatattgttcatgtgatacttattatattgcaatacaaataaaacccataaagttATAATTAGTTCAGAAAAATAtagagtaaaataaataaaattttctcttttttttttttaatacaaaataaagcaCACATtccactcaatatttaatgcaatcaaataaacgcatcttcatttttcttttttctttttttattacaggctaaaatagtcatgttaaaaaattaatcatggctctttcaataaaaagacctgctaaaggttatatttaaatacaaataaaattcaattaattctaaacatttgaaaaaaaaaaaaaattatgaatataaaataaaataaaatctttcaatcaagatttaatgcaatcaaataatcatctatcttatttcaatacaaataaaacctatataattccaaataaaaaaaaaatacaaagcaaaataaacaaactctgttttttttttaggaatacaaaataaaagaaatttttttcattcaacatttaattcaatcaaataaatcatttcacaTCAAATTCGTTACTTAATTATCGGTTTGGTGTTCTGAAAgaatttttatatgaaaaatactTCCAAAagcgaaaaaaataaataaataaataaaaaaataaaagaggttGATATATTGTCAAGTGTATTGGTGCTTAAGTTAGTATCGATTTGTCttatattgctttcaaaagcagagaaaaaaaaaaagacacttaaaaatatgcttgaaaatctgagtaaattacacaaaaaaaaaaaaaaaaaaaaaaaatccataaacattcaaatgaattaaaacataagacttttacttttagttttgttagaacagttttcaacacggtggaTGCTCTTTCTTTGGGGTCTTCAATACCTCGTCGTGCACttcaaatcactacaaaaaaagacAATATTGTCAAGGGGGTCCCCGGGGAACCGGGGACCCTtcgatgccaaagtcagaaagttTCTAACTCAATAATATGTGAGAATATTTCAGTATATTTCCAATCCTTTAGTACCTTGTGtcggggcctatttataggctcggAGAGAtgaagtagacttggactggatcttcttatttgaattggtttgagagtccagagttgagatagaactcaacaacTATCATGTAAAGATAAACATTCAACAGAaatcatgtagagataatcttAAGTCGTCATCTTCTAGAGATAAGtaggacgtctttattccaatattatcctaattggaatataagactatcaattaattaaatagtccttactatttaattaatatcttcatgggcctatcattggccattgggcccagaatttggtgtgcttgtagtgtgaatttattcccaacagttaccccccaattcccTTAGCCAAGGTACTTGGGTAATGGGAATTTAGTCAAAGCCTTCTGGCGGCTTGTTGTTTAACCTTGTCCGAGACTCGTGTCTCCCTAGTGAGTGTACTTTGAGCTCGTTAGTTGGAGCTCTTCAGCTTTGTTTTTGGCATCGCCTGAATTTTCGGGAGCACCCCCCAGCTCTATCCTTTGCCCGGGGTTAAACCCGTCCTAGTTTCGAGATACCCAGGGATCATGCCCGGGTCCCTCTCCAAGTCGTCAAAATAATCCACACCTACCCAATAACCTTTAAGTAgtaatttataagtctttcaACAGACTAACATTTGTTCCCCGTTCACCTTGGGGTGATTCCTTGTTTTGTGACTGGATTGTCTCATGTTGCTTGTTTTTAGCCtaaggttgtctccttgtctCATAATTGTCAAGAGTACCCCCAATTATTTCATTTGCCCGGGGGCTAAGCCTGTTATATCCTTGTAGGCTCCGGACTTGCATAATAATCTTCAAACAATAATTCACAAGTCTTTCAACAGATTAACCTTTGTTCCCTGTTTGTCTTGGGGTAGCTCATTGTTTTTTATCGGGTTGTCTTCCATTGATTGTTTTTGCCCAAAGTTTTCTCCTTGCCCTTGTTTATTGTCGggtccctttttgtttttactcaATGTTTTCTCATTGTCCTTGTTctagagggttgtctccctatccttgtttttgcccaaggttttcttcttgtccttgttttagagggttgtctccctatctttgtttttgcccaaggttttttCCTTGTTGCCAAGAAtgagttttcttgttttttaccgggttgtctcccgttaattgtttttaaccaaggttttctccttgtctccgaTGGTGACATTTCTGGGGTGACATACCCGGCTCTTCCTTTGCCATATCTAGgagtgatatacccggttcttttttaaaatatcggGAGTGAAatacccggttcttctttgaaatatccggaagtgatatacccggttcttccTTTTCCATATCCGGGAGTGATATACCTGGTTCTTTTTATTCAGAATAGAGTATCCCCGGAATGTAATAATTTGGAATAAGAATTACCTTATGCTCACAACCAATCgaaaccaaatttggaatttaaaccaaaatagCCTATTCCTAAGCAAAAATAGGAATATAAATTTGAACCAGGATAGCATATTCCTAAGCaaaaataggaatataaacttGAACCAAAATAACCTATTACTAAaccaaaatatgaatataaacttaaataaGGATAACCTATTCCTAAATCAGAACAGGAATATAAACTGAATAAGAAAAACCTGTTGTCAAATGCCAATTTTCATCTCCAAATTCCTCCAACGTACAGCCTTCACGTGCTATTATATTTTCTTGGggaaagtccacttaaccccctcaaactaccactcaattgacaatgttccccccaaactttcaattgtgacaatgtcccccccaaactaccaaaaattgtcaatgttccccccaatgacaaaattacccttagtaaaattaaaaaaaaaaagaaaaaaaaaaactaaaacttctagaaaaaacctaaaactaacaaaaagaaaagaaaaaaaaaatccaaacgatggccaattattttttttttttttaaaaaaaattttgttttataattttatttaaataaaaatttacgtttaaaaaaaataaaattttcgtttaataaaatgaaattttttgttattttaaaactaaataacaaaattaggtttttttaagaataaaaatttcagtttaaaaaaaaaattaaaaaattttgtttaaaaaaaattgtttttttttataaatattatctttcaattaaaatttttcgtttttaaaaaatcaattttttttttgactttataggggtatttttgtcttattgagaaatctatatgggcatttttgtcctatggctagtcttggggggggacattgacaatgttttggtagtttgggggggacattgtcacaattgaaagtttgagggggacattgtcaattgaatggtagtttgaggggatatgtggactttaccctattttctttgttcttttttttttttttcattcttttctctttttctttttttcttttcttttcttattttttctttctttcttttttcttttctctttcctgCGCAgcacactttcttttttttctagcacactttttttttttctccttctacgAACAGTAGCCAACGCACAGTGACAGCGGGACAGGTCGACAACCCAGAGAGCTACAAGCTTTGGAGATCGGAAATGCTGCGGGCTTCCGGCAACAGCGGGTCACGCCGGCGTTGGGTCTCCGGCAGTGTGAGTTGCGTCAATGTTGGGTCTCTGGCGCGTCTGGAGATCGGAGGTCACGGGTCTAGGCCGTGTGATCGGATCTCTGGCAGCAGCAGTGAGAGTGTGGAGATTTGTCGATGTCGCGGGTTTGGGACTTTGACAGCAATGAGTCGCGCCGGCGTTGGGTCTCCGGCAAGGTGGGTCACGCCGGTCGCTTGGCTTGCTCCGGCAGATCGTGCGGATCAGTGATGGCTGCCGCGGGCTGATCGTTTGGGTTTCAATGAACGGTGAATCTGCGATGTAAGAGGCAGATCTGCTATGGCAATGCACACcgtgatgaatttttttttttttttttattttttatgagaaacgaACTAgtcgttcccacagacggcgccaaactattagaacagttttcaacacggtTGATGCTCTTTCTTTGGGGTCTTCAATACCTCGTCGTGCACttcaaatcactacaaaaaaggacaatattgtcaagggggtccccggggaaccggggacactccgatgccaaagtcagaaagtttctaactcaataatatgtgagaatatttcaatatatttCCGATCCTTTAGTACCTTGTGtcggggcctatttataggctcggAGAGAtgaagtagacttggactggatcttcttatttgaattggtttgagagtccagagttgagatagaactcaacaacTATCATGTAAAGATAAACATTCAACAGATATCATGTAGAGACAATCTTAAGTCGTCATCTTCTAGAGATAAGtaggacgtctttattccaatattatcctaattggaatataagactatcaattaattaaatagtccttgctatttaattaatatcttcatgggcctatcattggccattgggcccagaatttggtgggcttgtaatgtgaatttattcccaacaagtttaatttatataaattagaatatgttaaaataaaaataaaataaaaggttaagaagaataattacctccaagttgaatttttaggccaataaattatgtttttgttaatgttggagagtggagaaagaaaaagaggtggagagaaaaaagatgagagatgTTAACGTTGGAAAGtggagagggggagagagagagagagagagagagagagatgtggaatgagagtgaaagacttgaaaaaaaaaaaaaaaaaagagaaaaaagagagacgttgagagagatagaacaaaaatatggacatattttaatttttaactgttcaccttttaaaataatgagttaaaaaatcagtttagtctttaaaaaaatgagttcaCATCACATGTCGTGATTTGAAGGCACTTCAAAGAAGGTTTCGgctattatatatgatatatgatttgatttgtattatttgtttccttatttgatttgggcattgataatacttaatttataaaataatttatatatggaaaactcttgaaatataattaaatgctattAACTACGCTAATTTAATGATTGTTTTTAACCGGTTCACTATTAAAAAACTAGTTCACAAATTATGCTTTAAAAAACTGGttcaacattaaaataaaaagggttcaTGCTACATGTCGCAATATTGAGGCATTTTTAAGAGTGATTTGgcttttatatgtatatatgattAGGcataacttcactttagactctttaattaccacgcgatttgacaagtcctccaaacttcaaaac from Corylus avellana chromosome ca10, CavTom2PMs-1.0 includes:
- the LOC132163149 gene encoding mitogen-activated protein kinase kinase kinase 20-like — translated: MDAIQWFKIKFLGRGSYGTVHLAKSRNRYGSSWLMAVKSAPIERSSSLMKEAQILQEFVNCPQVVRGLGFDVTLEGGLWFYNLFLEYAPGGTLHDLIRRSGGKLDERDVIKFTRMILKGLRCIHEKGYVHCDLKPENILVFPSPDGRGSSVKITDFGLSKIPGDLNELVTKRYEFRGTPLYMPPECFLVGEIKGSLDIWSLGCVVVEMITGKRVWDWTGGVGGLTAQLITEAPKIPETMSEIGKDFLRKCFTRDSSDRWTAEMLLRHPFILETDQGPPPSTRAGLGFSVPSKNLPPLPHGFSSRRILA